One segment of Fusobacteria bacterium ZRK30 DNA contains the following:
- a CDS encoding FGGY-family carbohydrate kinase yields MEKLLLAIDIGTSGCKVTFFNLDGEVVASETGIYKTYYAEKNKVEHIGTDWWENVCKCIKKMILEKNIDINNVEGVGIDGLGWALIPIDREGNVLRNIMIWLDRRAEEEAEWMKKTCGEERLINISGNPIDASYITPKILWMKKHEPELYAKTYKFLNSNSYIAYKLTDEISQDYSQGYGFHFFNINTGEYDQEIASELGINLDLFAPIMNCHDIVGGITEKAAQETGLKIGTPVVAGALDAACCTLGAGVLNPGQTQEQGGQAGGMSICTDSPSIHPKLILGYHAVPDMWLLQGGTVGGGGTLNWFNRELAAHEKLIGREKGCSSFEVMSDEATKIAEGSNGLIFLPYMAGERSPIWDGNAKGAFIGLGFDKTRAHMIRSIMEGVGYSLEHNLKTAEEIEVTINKLVSVGGSANSVVWTQLKADITGKEIDVPLSDHATTLGAAILAGVGTGLYKNFEEAIKKTVRVVRQHKPNMDNHEKYKKYYQVYEGLYGSLKDTFDQLSSFK; encoded by the coding sequence ATGGAGAAATTATTATTGGCAATAGATATTGGAACATCGGGATGTAAAGTAACATTTTTTAATCTTGACGGAGAAGTTGTTGCTAGCGAAACTGGAATATACAAAACATATTACGCTGAGAAGAACAAAGTTGAACATATCGGAACTGATTGGTGGGAAAATGTATGTAAATGTATAAAAAAAATGATATTAGAAAAAAATATAGACATCAATAATGTAGAAGGTGTAGGGATCGATGGATTAGGATGGGCTTTAATTCCAATCGACCGCGAAGGAAATGTGCTTAGAAATATTATGATTTGGCTTGATAGAAGAGCTGAAGAAGAAGCTGAATGGATGAAAAAGACATGTGGTGAGGAAAGATTGATTAATATAAGTGGAAACCCTATTGATGCATCTTATATTACTCCAAAAATTCTTTGGATGAAAAAGCATGAGCCTGAACTCTATGCTAAAACTTATAAGTTTTTAAACAGTAACAGTTACATAGCTTATAAATTAACAGATGAAATTTCTCAAGATTACTCTCAGGGATACGGATTTCATTTCTTCAATATCAATACAGGAGAATACGACCAAGAAATCGCTTCTGAATTAGGTATAAACCTTGATTTGTTCGCACCTATAATGAATTGCCACGATATCGTCGGTGGAATTACTGAAAAAGCTGCTCAGGAAACTGGATTAAAAATTGGAACACCAGTAGTCGCAGGAGCTTTAGACGCAGCTTGTTGTACACTTGGAGCTGGGGTACTAAATCCTGGACAAACTCAAGAACAAGGTGGTCAGGCTGGTGGAATGAGTATATGTACTGATTCTCCCAGTATTCATCCAAAACTTATCCTTGGATATCATGCAGTTCCAGATATGTGGCTTTTACAAGGAGGAACAGTTGGTGGTGGAGGAACGCTAAATTGGTTTAATAGAGAATTGGCTGCCCACGAAAAATTAATTGGTAGAGAAAAAGGATGTAGTTCTTTTGAAGTAATGAGTGATGAGGCTACTAAAATAGCAGAAGGAAGTAATGGATTAATATTTTTACCTTATATGGCTGGAGAGAGATCACCAATTTGGGATGGAAATGCCAAGGGAGCTTTTATCGGACTTGGATTTGATAAAACTAGGGCTCATATGATTAGAAGTATCATGGAGGGTGTAGGTTACTCTTTAGAACATAATTTAAAAACAGCTGAAGAAATAGAGGTCACAATAAATAAATTAGTAAGTGTTGGTGGAAGTGCTAACAGTGTTGTGTGGACACAATTAAAGGCAGATATTACTGGAAAAGAAATAGATGTTCCTTTATCTGATCATGCAACAACATTAGGAGCTGCTATCCTTGCTGGTGTAGGTACTGGACTTTATAAAAACTTTGAAGAAGCTATTAAAAAAACAGTAAGAGTAGTAAGACAACATAAACCAAATATGGATAATCATGAAAAATATAAAAAATATTATCAAGTTTATGAAGGGTTATATGGGAGTTTAAAAGATACTTTTGACCAATTAAGTTCTTTTAAATAA